GATACCGAATCAGTTAATAAGGGGATTTTAAATTTTTTAGTAGTTGAATCAAAAGAATCCAAAGTTAAATTAATAGTATATATGTACTATACAGCAAAAAATCAAAAAATAGTTAGTTATTAAGCTTTTATAGATTAATTTTAGATTGAATCTAATCTTTTTAAGAACGATGGTAAGGGGAGTTGTTAGATATAGAAATAGCTCTATAAATTTGCTCGATTAGGATTAATCTAGCTAATTCATGAGGAAAAGTTAAAGGAGACAGGCTTAGTATAAGATCTGATTTTTCTTTTATATCTGAACTAAATCCATCAGTATCACCGATTAAGAAATTAATTTTTTTATTTTTAAATTTTAAGAGTAAGGAACAAAGTTCAACTGAATTAAACTGTTTCCCTTCTTCACTTAGGCAGATAATAATATTGTTATTGGATCTAAGATTATTTAAATTAAAAGTCTTTAACTCATTAATAATAAGTTCAGGCATTCTTTTTTTGTATTGATTAATACCATCTCTAATCCAAAGTTTCTTTATTTTGCCGATAGCATAAATTGTTAATCTATTACTCTGAAGCATAAGTAAAAATTAAAACTAATTATTCATCAAGAAGATAATTAAATTCATCATATAGTTCCTCTTCGATTGTTAATTTCTTGGAAAAATTATCTTTTTTAGAATTCATATTAATTTGATTAATCTCACTTTTTCTTAGTGAATTATTAACGTTAGAAGTTTCTTCTAAAGATTCTGAATTATCAATTAACGAATAAAAAATTTTATTGGGATCTTCTGAATTAAGTGGATTGGTGATTAAATTATCATTATTAGTTATATTTGTGTAATTATTTATATTTTTACTTTCGTTATTTAAATTTTCCTTTTTTTTAAATTTCTTGAGTTTATCTAAATTTTTTTTTGATAAGCTCATGATATAAAGTATTAAATAAATTCATATTTAATTTAAACATATTATTTATTTTTTAGATGAATTTTAAAAACTATCATCAAAAAAAAAGATTTGGACAACACTGGTTGGTAAATAAAAAAATATTAGAAAAAATTAAAGAAATTGCTGTTCTTAATGAAAATGACTTTATTTTAGAAATTGGTCCTGGTAAAGGAGCTTTAACCTCAAAGTTGTTAGATTCAGAAATTAAAAAATTACATGCAATTGAATTAGATAAAAATTTAATAAATTTATTAAATGATAAATTCAATAATAATGATAAGTTTTCACTGCAGCAAGGAGATATTCTTTCTGTAAATTTAGATTCGATTAATAAGAAGATTACAAAAGTGATTGCAAATATTCCTTACAATATAACTGGCCCAATATTGGATATCTTCATAGGTCGATTGGGCATTATAAAAAACTATAATTATGAAAAAATAATATTTCTAATGCAGAAAGACGTTGTAGATAGGATTTTGTCAAAAGAAGGTAGTCCTAATGCTGGTGCGCTTAGTATAAGAATGCAACTTTTATCAAAAATAAAAAGAATATGTGATGTGCCGCCTTCATCATTTAGTCCGCCTCCAAAAGTTTTTTCTTCTCTAGTAGTTTTCGAACCAATAAAAAATGATTTAAGATTAGACATTAGTCTAGAAAAATATATAGATAAACTTCTTCGAATTTCATTTAATTCAAGAAGAAAAATGCTTAGAAATACTCTTAATTCAATACTTTCAAATGAAGAGATAAATGAATTATCTGAATCTTCAAAAGTTTGTTTTAATTTAAGACCACAAGATATTTCAATTGACCAATGGATTAAGCTTGCAGAAAATTGTATTAAAATTAAAAAATAAAAATTTAAGTATATGCAAGATTTAGCTAAAAAGAAAATTAATATAAAATCCCCTGCCAAAATAAATTTGCACCTTGAAGTTATTGGTAAAAGAGAGGATGGATTTCATGAGTTAGCTATGATTATGCAAAATATCGATCTTGCTGATTATTTAGAATTTGAAATTAATAATGAAGGTTTAATTAAACTTGAGTCTGATTGTAATGATTTAAGCCTATCTGATGATAACTTAATTGTTAAATCGGCAAACCTATTAAGGAAAAAATCAAATATAGATTACGGTGCGAATATATTTTTAAGAAAAAATATCCCAATTGGCGCAGGATTAGCTGGTGGATCAAGTAATGCAGCAGCAACATTAATTGGTCTTAATAATTTATGGGATTTGAAATTAGATCAAGAAAATTTATGTTCAATAGCATCATCATTAGGATCTGATATTCCCTTTTTTATAAATGGTGGTATTCAATTATGTTTTGGAAGAGGCGAAATTTTGGAGAAATTAGATTCAATCCTTGAATATGGAGCAATTCTTTTAAAAAATCCGAATGTATCAGTATCAACTGCTGAAACTTATAAAAAATATAGTAATAGATTCTGTGATCATTATATTACTGATAAAGAAATGATTGAGAATATAAGAAAAAATCTAAGAAATAATGGTTTAAATAACTTAAATTTTAATAATCAACATTTATCTATTAAAAATGATTTGCAATTAGTTGTTGAAAATGAAAATGATTCTGTAAAGAACGCATTATATTTACTTTCTAAATTAGAAAATTGTCTCACATTTTCAATGAGTGGATCAGGCCCTACATGCTTTGCACTATTTAAAGATTTAGAGACTGCTAAAAAAGAATTAAATGCAAATTCTAAATTATTTAAAGATAAAGGCTATGATTCATGGGTTTGCACTTTCCTTGAAAAGGGAATAACATTCATTTAAATTTTTTTTATATAAAAATCTATTGTGGCTGATAATAGTAATGAGAATATTGAAAAAAATATTCCCGAAAAAGGACCTTTAAATTTTATTGTTGGATCATTAACAAGTTTTTTATTATTTATATTTTTTTATTTTTTAAGTAATAAAATTGCAATTTATTTTTCAGTACATAAACCATCTAATTCTTCTGAAATAGTCCAAAATATTTCCTCTAGTATTAATACATTAATAATTGGATTATCTTTTTTGCTAACTTTTTCATTTGCTTTTATAGGTATAGGTCTTTTTATTGTATTTATTCGAAGTTTTATTGTGAAGAAAAGTTGAATTGCCAATATTATTAAGAAAACACTTTCTTTGAATGTCTTTACATGACTTAGGCCTTTTAGTCCTTTTGCTGTCGCCAGGAATGATTTTATCAATATTACTACTCATAACCTTCGCTGAAGGAGGTTGAATTATGCAAAGTGATAGGATTATATATGTGATTAATTAGGTAATTAATTGTGGCTGGAACATTATTATTTAATGCTTTGAAAGAGGCAATTGATGAAGAAATGGCAAATGATGTAAATGTTTGCGTAATGGGGGAAGATGTTGGTCAATATGGAGGATCTTATAAGGTAACTAAGGATTTATATGAAAAATATGGAGAGTTAAGAGTCTTAGATACTCCAATTGCAGAGAATAGTTTTACGGGTATGGCTGTGGGTGCAGCAATGACTGGCTTAAGACCAATAGTAGAAGGAATGAATATGGGTTTTTTGCTTTTAGCATTTAATCAGATATCAAACAATATGGGTATGCTTAGATATACAAGTGGCGGAAATTATAAAATACCAGCAGTAGTTCGAGGACCTGGTGGAGTTGGTCGTCAACTTGGTGCTGAGCATAGTCAAAGACTTGAAGCATATTTTCATGCAGTTCCTGGCATAAAGATTGTTGCATGTAGTACGCCCACAAATGCTAAAGGTTTAATGAAAGCAGCTATAAGAGATGATAATCCGGTTCTATTTTTCGAACATGTTCTTCTATACAATTTGTCTGAAGAATTACCTGAGGGTGATTATACTTGCGCTTTAGATCAGGCTGACGTTGTAAAAGAAGGGCGTGATATTACTTTATTGACTTATTCAAGAATGAGACATCACTGTCTTAAAGCTATTGAAGAATTAGAAAAAAAAGGAATTGATGTTGAGTTAATAGATTTAATCAGTTTAAAACCATTTGATATGGAAACCATCTCAAAATCAATAAGAAAAACAAATAAAGTAATTATTGTTGAAGAATGTATGAAGACTGGAGGTATTGGTGCAGAATTAATTGCCTTGATAACAGAAGAGTGTTTTGATGATCTTGATGCCCGACCAATTAGATTATCTAGTCAGGATATTCCAACTCCCTATAATGGAAATCTTGAGAATTTGACAATAATCCAACCACATCAAATAGTTGAAAAAGTTGAACATTTAATTAGTGGGAGTATATAGAAAATGAAAAGAAGGCAAGGTTGGCTTTTTTTTATTATATTTCTACTTACTTTATCTGTTTATCTATTAATAAATTATCCTTTACAGTTGGGATTGGATTTACAAGGGGGTTCTCAACTTACACTACAAATTATTAAAGAGGAAGGTAAGGTAACAGGGGATGAACTTGAAGCAGTTAATTCGGTTATAGATAGACGCGTTAACAACTTAGGGGTTTCAGAATCAAACTTGCAAACCCTAGGTGGAGATCAATTAATTTTAGAATTACCTGGAGAACAAAATCCATTAGTTGCTTCAAGGGTATTAGGTAAGACTGCTTTATTAGAATTTAGAACCCAAAAAAAAGGAACATCTACAGATTTAAAAAACCTGCAACTACAAAGATTGAGTATTAAAGAATTAATTGAAAAATATTCCATTGAAGAAAAAAATCAAAATAATGATAATTTCTTAAAAGTTATTCAAGATGATCTTAAAGGTATAGAGCAGGAATTGAATTACTCATCTACAAGTAATGATTTCTATGGGAAGTTAATTGAAATCAAAAAATATGTTGATAAAGAAATTACAAATTTATTTATTAAAACAGATTTATCTGGTAAGGATCTTATTAACGCAGGAAGGAGACAAGAACAAACAAATAGTAATTGGGAAGTTTTATTAACTTTTAGTAATTCAGGAGGTGAAAAGTTTGCAGAAATTACAAAGTCAATTGCTGGCACTAATCAACTATTGGCAATTATTATTGATGGCGAATCTATAAGTGAAGCTAGTGTTGGTAACCAGTTTACTAGTACTGGTATTACAGGTGGATCAGCAACAATAAGCGGTAATTTTAGTGCTGAAAATGCTAGAGAATTAGAAGTTCAACTTAAAGGAGGCTCATTGCCATTGCCAATTGAAATAGTAGAAACTAACACTATAGGGGCGCTATTGGGATCCAAAAATATTTTAAAAAGTCTTTATGCAGCTATTAGTGGATTAATTTTTGTTGGAATATTTATGATTTTTAATTATAGAATTCTAGGTTTCGTTTCAGTTCTATCTCTAGTACTTTATGGTTTCTTTAACTTAGCCCTATATTCTTTAATTCCTGTAACTTTGACTTTACCTGGAATATCTGGACTCATACTTAGCATTGGTATGGCTGTTGATGCAAATATTCTAATATTTGAGAGAATTAGAGAAGAATTATATGACGGCAATACTCTTTCAAGAGCTATTGATAGCGGTTTTCAAAGAGCTAATTCATCTATAGTTGATGGTCATATTACAACTCTTCTAAGTTGTTTTGTATTGTTTTTATTAGGAACAAATTTTGTTAAAGGTTTTGCGGCAACATTAGGTATTGGAGTTCTAATAAGCTTGTTTACCTCATTAAATTGCTCTAAAACTATTTTGAGATTTTTTACAACTTATCAATCTTTAAGACAAAAAAATCTCTATCTACCCAAGAATAATTTTTCAAATTAAATTTTTTTTTTCTAATTTCACATGAAATACAATCTTGAACTAATAAAAAATAAAAGAAAGATATTTAGTTTTTCAACTTTTCTTATTTTGTTAAGTCTTTTAGGAATTTTATATTCAACTTTTAATACTTCCTATAAGAAACCTATAAATTTAGGGATGGATTTTATTGGAGGAAATGAACTAAGAATAGAAAGAGTTTGTGAAGAAGAATGTTCTAACCTTTCCCCTGATTCAGTTTTAGAAAATTTAAGAGAGATCTCTACTAATAAAAACTTTATAAATAATATAAAATTACAATTCCAAAATAATAATAAATTAATTTCAATAAGAACACCTTATTTGAGTATCGAAGAATCAAATAATCTAATTACTAATCTTGATAATATTATTGGACCTCTAAATTATGAGAGTAAGGATTCAAGATTAATTGGTCCAAAGCTTGGGAAAAGATTACTTACCAATTGTGTTACTTCATTGTTGGTTTCTTTATTTGCAATATCTTTATATATAACTATAAGGTTTGATAAAAAATATGCATTATTTGCATTATTAGCTTTATTCCATGATTTATTAATTGTTTTCGGTATATTTTCCTGGTTGGGAATTATATTATCTGTCGAGGTAAATAGTTTATTTGCGGTGTCCCTGTTAACTATTGCTGGTTATTCTGTAAATGATACTGTTGTTATTTTTGATAGAATTCGTGAGAATTTAAAATCAAATGAAGAAGGCTATAACGAAACTATCCAATTATCAGTAAACGAATCATTTAGGAGAACAACTTTTACCAGTATTACAACCCTTATCCCTTTATTAAGCATAATTCTGTTTGGATCTTACTCGCTGTTTTGGTTTTCTTTGGCCTTATCATTAGGAATTATTGTTGGAAGTTATTCAAGTATTTTATTGGCTCCATCTTTGTTGCTTAAAGACTGAGCTTAAGCTCCTTATTCTATGAAATTGAATTACTATTTGATAATTTTATTTTCTTTAGTTTTAATAGATCTTTCTACTGAGCTTAGAATATTATTTGATCATTTTACTTTTAGTTCTCTATATTTTGCTATAGGTAAACATCCCTTAGCTATCTTTATACTTTTTTCATACCCATATTTATATAAAAAATTAATTAAGTAGTTTTTAAATATCTTTAAATGATTCTTTGATTAAAACTTGTATTACTACAGCTAACGGAAGAGATAGTATTAAGCCTAATGGACCAAAAATGAAGGTAAATCCAAATTGTGATATTAATGTTAAACCAGGAAGTAGGTTTGCTTTTTTCTTCATTATAGATGGCATTATGATATAGCTTTCTATATTTTGAATGATTACATATGATCCTAAAACTGCCATTGGTTTCCAAAAATTATCTAGTAGTGCAATTGAGATTGGAAATATACCACTAATAACTGGTCCTATATTCGGAATTATATTAAGAACCATTGCTATTAAAGCATTTGAGACAACGTATTTGACATCTAATATAGATAAAACTATTAATGATAATAAACCTACTGATAATGAGCTTATGACCATAGAAAAGGTCCAATTTGCTAATGCAATATTGCATTTTTCCAGAATATTTCTAAATTTATTACGGTAATTTTTTGGTATTAATAGAAGTACATTTTCTTTATATTGTTTTGGTTCTATAGAAATCATCAAACTCACAGCTAATACGAATATTAATCTCAAAAGACCTGAACCTAGATTCCCCGCAATATTAATTAAATTCTTAAAACTTTCCTGAATAGCTTTTGCAATAGTTGAGACATCTGGAATGGTAACTACATTATTTATTAAACTGAATATGTCTATAACATTTTCTGATTGTTCGCCATAAAATAAGCTATCAAATTTGTTCAGATTTGTATTGATCAATATATTTATTTT
This window of the Prochlorococcus marinus XMU1410 genome carries:
- a CDS encoding 23S rRNA (pseudouridine(1915)-N(3))-methyltransferase RlmH, whose amino-acid sequence is MLQSNRLTIYAIGKIKKLWIRDGINQYKKRMPELIINELKTFNLNNLRSNNNIIICLSEEGKQFNSVELCSLLLKFKNKKINFLIGDTDGFSSDIKEKSDLILSLSPLTFPHELARLILIEQIYRAISISNNSPYHRS
- the rsmA gene encoding 16S rRNA (adenine(1518)-N(6)/adenine(1519)-N(6))-dimethyltransferase RsmA, which encodes MNFKNYHQKKRFGQHWLVNKKILEKIKEIAVLNENDFILEIGPGKGALTSKLLDSEIKKLHAIELDKNLINLLNDKFNNNDKFSLQQGDILSVNLDSINKKITKVIANIPYNITGPILDIFIGRLGIIKNYNYEKIIFLMQKDVVDRILSKEGSPNAGALSIRMQLLSKIKRICDVPPSSFSPPPKVFSSLVVFEPIKNDLRLDISLEKYIDKLLRISFNSRRKMLRNTLNSILSNEEINELSESSKVCFNLRPQDISIDQWIKLAENCIKIKK
- the ispE gene encoding 4-(cytidine 5'-diphospho)-2-C-methyl-D-erythritol kinase, which produces MQDLAKKKINIKSPAKINLHLEVIGKREDGFHELAMIMQNIDLADYLEFEINNEGLIKLESDCNDLSLSDDNLIVKSANLLRKKSNIDYGANIFLRKNIPIGAGLAGGSSNAAATLIGLNNLWDLKLDQENLCSIASSLGSDIPFFINGGIQLCFGRGEILEKLDSILEYGAILLKNPNVSVSTAETYKKYSNRFCDHYITDKEMIENIRKNLRNNGLNNLNFNNQHLSIKNDLQLVVENENDSVKNALYLLSKLENCLTFSMSGSGPTCFALFKDLETAKKELNANSKLFKDKGYDSWVCTFLEKGITFI
- a CDS encoding DUF3082 domain-containing protein, with translation MADNSNENIEKNIPEKGPLNFIVGSLTSFLLFIFFYFLSNKIAIYFSVHKPSNSSEIVQNISSSINTLIIGLSFLLTFSFAFIGIGLFIVFIRSFIVKKS
- a CDS encoding pyruvate dehydrogenase complex E1 component subunit beta, which translates into the protein MAGTLLFNALKEAIDEEMANDVNVCVMGEDVGQYGGSYKVTKDLYEKYGELRVLDTPIAENSFTGMAVGAAMTGLRPIVEGMNMGFLLLAFNQISNNMGMLRYTSGGNYKIPAVVRGPGGVGRQLGAEHSQRLEAYFHAVPGIKIVACSTPTNAKGLMKAAIRDDNPVLFFEHVLLYNLSEELPEGDYTCALDQADVVKEGRDITLLTYSRMRHHCLKAIEELEKKGIDVELIDLISLKPFDMETISKSIRKTNKVIIVEECMKTGGIGAELIALITEECFDDLDARPIRLSSQDIPTPYNGNLENLTIIQPHQIVEKVEHLISGSI
- the secD gene encoding protein translocase subunit SecD, whose amino-acid sequence is MKRRQGWLFFIIFLLTLSVYLLINYPLQLGLDLQGGSQLTLQIIKEEGKVTGDELEAVNSVIDRRVNNLGVSESNLQTLGGDQLILELPGEQNPLVASRVLGKTALLEFRTQKKGTSTDLKNLQLQRLSIKELIEKYSIEEKNQNNDNFLKVIQDDLKGIEQELNYSSTSNDFYGKLIEIKKYVDKEITNLFIKTDLSGKDLINAGRRQEQTNSNWEVLLTFSNSGGEKFAEITKSIAGTNQLLAIIIDGESISEASVGNQFTSTGITGGSATISGNFSAENARELEVQLKGGSLPLPIEIVETNTIGALLGSKNILKSLYAAISGLIFVGIFMIFNYRILGFVSVLSLVLYGFFNLALYSLIPVTLTLPGISGLILSIGMAVDANILIFERIREELYDGNTLSRAIDSGFQRANSSIVDGHITTLLSCFVLFLLGTNFVKGFAATLGIGVLISLFTSLNCSKTILRFFTTYQSLRQKNLYLPKNNFSN
- the secF gene encoding protein translocase subunit SecF, yielding MKYNLELIKNKRKIFSFSTFLILLSLLGILYSTFNTSYKKPINLGMDFIGGNELRIERVCEEECSNLSPDSVLENLREISTNKNFINNIKLQFQNNNKLISIRTPYLSIEESNNLITNLDNIIGPLNYESKDSRLIGPKLGKRLLTNCVTSLLVSLFAISLYITIRFDKKYALFALLALFHDLLIVFGIFSWLGIILSVEVNSLFAVSLLTIAGYSVNDTVVIFDRIRENLKSNEEGYNETIQLSVNESFRRTTFTSITTLIPLLSIILFGSYSLFWFSLALSLGIIVGSYSSILLAPSLLLKD
- a CDS encoding AI-2E family transporter, coding for MNSSSYFKLVVILITLLIVWTLRDFLLLIICSLVISNIVCNLSNQIQKGLKIPRSISLFIVLTVISVIIFTIFILVLPPFIKEFNEILVDIPNGLSKINILINTNLNKFDSLFYGEQSENVIDIFSLINNVVTIPDVSTIAKAIQESFKNLINIAGNLGSGLLRLIFVLAVSLMISIEPKQYKENVLLLIPKNYRNKFRNILEKCNIALANWTFSMVISSLSVGLLSLIVLSILDVKYVVSNALIAMVLNIIPNIGPVISGIFPISIALLDNFWKPMAVLGSYVIIQNIESYIIMPSIMKKKANLLPGLTLISQFGFTFIFGPLGLILSLPLAVVIQVLIKESFKDI